A genomic region of Burkholderia humptydooensis contains the following coding sequences:
- a CDS encoding SDR family NAD(P)-dependent oxidoreductase: MTIDTVSSSSIPLAWIAGVGASAGLGAAVGRRFARGGYAVVLTGRTHERLAAVAGEIRAQGGVAHVASGDIASEADVERLAIEVRTLGTLRAAVFNAGNALRAPTLELSVAQFENAWRTNVIGGFLFAKAALAQLLDAGDDARRDDTPRSLLFTGATASLRGRPPFAAFASAKAGLRSLAQTLAREFGPRGVHVAHAVIDGGIDGERLRSAAPERAAQAGADGLLSPDAIADSYWQLHVQHRSAWTQELDLRPYNEAF; encoded by the coding sequence GCTCGCGTGGATCGCGGGCGTCGGCGCGAGCGCCGGGCTCGGCGCGGCCGTCGGCCGGCGCTTCGCGCGCGGCGGCTACGCCGTCGTGCTGACCGGGCGCACGCACGAGCGTCTCGCCGCGGTCGCGGGCGAGATCCGCGCGCAGGGCGGCGTCGCGCACGTCGCGAGCGGCGACATCGCGAGCGAGGCCGACGTCGAGCGCCTCGCGATCGAGGTGCGCACGCTCGGCACGCTGCGGGCCGCGGTGTTCAACGCGGGCAACGCGCTCCGTGCGCCGACGCTCGAACTGAGCGTCGCGCAATTCGAGAACGCGTGGCGCACGAACGTGATCGGCGGCTTCCTGTTCGCGAAGGCGGCGCTCGCGCAACTGCTCGACGCAGGCGACGACGCGCGGCGCGACGACACGCCCCGCAGCCTGCTGTTCACGGGCGCGACCGCGTCGCTGCGCGGCCGCCCGCCGTTCGCCGCGTTCGCGTCGGCGAAGGCGGGGCTGCGCTCGCTCGCGCAGACGCTCGCGCGCGAGTTCGGCCCGCGCGGCGTTCATGTCGCGCATGCGGTGATCGACGGCGGCATCGACGGCGAGCGGCTGCGCAGCGCGGCGCCCGAGCGCGCCGCGCAAGCGGGCGCCGACGGGCTGCTGTCGCCCGACGCGATCGCCGACAGTTACTGGCAGTTGCACGTGCAGCACCGCAGCGCGTGGACGCAGGAGCTCGATCTGC